The following DNA comes from Micromonospora chokoriensis.
GCAGTACGAGGGCTGCCTCTCCTTCTTCGACCACCGGGGTCTGGTGCCTCGACCGCTCCGGCTCGACGTGGAGCACGCCCAGTGGGACGGCAGCCGGGTCATCACGTCGTTCGAGTTCGGCATGGCCCGGCTGGTGGCTCACGAGATCGATCACCTGGAGGGCCGGCTCTACGTCGACCGGATGGCACCCGGCGTGCCGTTGGTGCCGGTGGAGGAATACCGCGAGACCGGGCACCCCTGGCGCTACTGACCGGTGGGGACCGGGGCGCGTGCCCCAGGGGGCAGGGGCACGCGCCCCGGTGTGGGGGGAGGAACGTCTAGAGGTCACCGAAGGTGTCGTAGCGGATGTGCGGCGGCGGCACCTCGTCCGCGGCGAGCACCCGCAGCGTGGAGCGGACCATCCGGGCCGAGCCGGAGACGTAGCAGTCGTGCGTCGTCCACGGGCCGTACCGGGCCACCACGTCCGGGATGTCGCCCTGCTCCCCGTCGAAGTCCGGCTCCTCGCTGCACGCCGGCGTGACCGACAACCACGGGTGCACGGCCACCAGTTCCTCCAACCCGGCCAGGCCGTACAGGTCCGCCGCCTGCCGGGCGCCGTAGAAGACGTGCACCCAACGGGTCCGGTTGTAGGTGGCCAACTCCTCGACGAGTGCCTTGATCGGTGCCAGGCCGACCCCGCCGGCCACGCACAGGACGTCCCGTTCGGAGTTGCGGTCCAGGGTCATCGACCCCATCGGCGCCGCCACGCGGAGCAGCTCACCCGGCCGGACGCGACGCACCAGCGCGCCGGACAGCCAACCGGCACCGGGCGACCGAACGTGGAACTCCAGCAGGTTCTCGTCGTTCGGGGCGTTCGCGATCGAGTAGTTCCGCCACACCCGGGGGTGGTGGCGCGGAGCCTCCAGGCTCACGTACTGCCCGGCCTGCCACCGCAGCGGATGCTGCAGCGCCCGACAGGTCAGCACGGCGGTGTCCGGGCCGTACCGCTCGTGGGTCAGCACCTCGGCGTGCCAGAACGGCGGGTCGTCGTCGGCCTTCGCGCCGGCCACCATCAGGGCGGTGATCGCCGCGTACGCCTCCCGCCACGCCTGGTCGTACTCAAGGTTCCAGCCGTCGCCGGCGGTGCTGCGAAGGGCGTCCAGCAAGGCGACTCCCATGGTCGCGTAGTGCGAGTCGTCGACGTGGTACTTGCGGTGGTCGCGGCCCAGCGCCCGCAGGAACTCGTCGAAGCTCTCCGGGTCGTCGACAGTGTGGATCGCCGTGATGATCGCTTCCAGCAGGCGGTCGCCCTGGCCGGTCATCTGCACCGGGAAGAGGTGCCGCAGGGCGGGGTCGAGCAGGAACAGCCGGGCGTAGAAGTGCCCGCTCAGCCGGACCCGGTCGTCCTCGACCAGGGCCCAGCTCTCCTTCAGCAACCGCGCGAGGTTGTCCACGGGGTGCTCCTTCTCCTGACGGCAGCGGATCGGGCACCCATAGAATCTCCACGGAGAGTGTCGACCGGTCGCACAGAATGTGCGATCGGCTCATGCTGGCCGGTCGGCCGTGTCACGGGCGCCACCCGTCGGGCAGAGTGGTGCGGTGACCGTTGAGCTGTCCCGCCCGGTGTCCCGCCGACTGCTCGGCACCGAGACGTTGCTGGTCCTCGGCCTGTCCCTCGGCCAGTCCGCCGTCTACGCGGTCGTCTCGATCATCGCGAAGCTGACCGCTGACGGCCCGCTCTCCAAGCAGACCGCCTCGCTGAACACCTCGGCGTCGTCCCGACCCTGGCTGGACCTCACCTACCAACTCCTCGGCATCGTGTTCGCGCTGCTGCCGGTGCTGCTCGCCGTACACCTGCTCAGCCGGGACCCCGGCGACCCGGCGCGGACCCTCGGCCTGGACGGCCGGCGGCCCGGTCAGGACCTGGCCCGGGGTGCCGGCCTGGCGGCGCTGATCGGCCTGCCCGGGTTGGCGCTGTTCTGGGTGGCTGCCCAGTTGGGGGTCAACGCCACGCTGGTGCCGGCCGCGCTGCCGGACCTCTGGTGGACGGCCCCGGTGCTGATCCTCGCCGCCGTGCAGAACGCCGTGCTGGAGGAGGTGATCGTGGTCGGCTACCTGGTCACCCGGCTACGACAGCTCCACTGGCGGCTGGCGGCGATCATCGCGGCCAGCGCGCTGCTGCGGGGCTCCTACCACCTCTACCAGGGCTTCGGCGCGTTCGTCGGCAACGCGGTGATGGGCGTCGTGTTCAGCCTCTTCTACCTGCGCACCCGCCGGGTGATGCCGTTGATCGTCGCGCACACGCTGCTCGACGTGTTCGCCTTCGTCGGCTACGCGTTGCTTCCCCGGGAGTGGTTCGACTGGCTCTGACCGGTCGGCCGCTTCTGGCTGGTCAGCGTCGCGTGGGCCGGTAGACGGCCGCCGCGCGGGCGGCGAGCCGGTCGGCCGCCGCCGCGTCGCCCAGCGCCGCCGCGAGCATCGCCGCGCCCGGCAACAGGCGTGCCACCAGCCGCAACGCCACCCAGCCGCCGGCCTGTGCGGTGAGTGGGGCGGCCAACCGCCAGGCGGCCTCCGCCGCCCGGGGCCAGCCTCCCTCGACGGGGTCGGACGCCTCCTGCGCGGCCGCCAGTGCCGCCTCGGCGCTCGCCGAGTCCGGGTGGACCTGGGTGAGCACCAGCAACTCGACGGCCCGGTCGGGATGCGCCGGATCCCTCCCGTACGCGGCGGCCAGGTGCAGCACCAGATTCGCGTGCGTCCACAACACGGACGTCAGCTCCGCCACCGGCGCGAACAGGCCGGCCAGCGCCGCCGCCGCCCCGCCCGCGCCCGCCGAGCGGACGAACCGCCGGGTGGCCAACCGGGCCAGGCCGTCCGCCGACGCGTCCGGATACCGGTTCCGCAGCCGCGCGGCCCACTCGGCCGCGCCGGGCCCGAGCGCCCGCACCGCGGCAAGAGCCAACAGCTCCGGCGCGAACCCCGGGTGGTCGAGCACGCGCGTGGCCACCGCCCGCAGGTCCGCTTCCGGGGTACGCCCCGAAGCCGGCACCGCCTGCTGCTCGGCGGGAGGTTCCGGTGCCGGGTGCTGCTCGACCACGGGTGCCGGGCTGGCCTTCTTCGGCGTGGCGCTCTTCCGGGGGGCCACCGCCCGCTTGGCGGGGGTCGCGGGGCGCCTGGTCGGTGCCGGTGTGGGCGGCGTCACCTCGGTGGCCGCCTCCGTCGCCTTCCTGGTGGCTGCCTTGCGGACAGGGGTGGTCCGGGCCTTCGGCGCCTGGTTCTTCGGTGCCTGGACCTCGGACGCCTGGTCCTCCGACGCCTGAGCCTTCGGTGTCCGGGCCTTGGGTGTCCGGGCCTTGGGTGTCGCGTCGCCGTCCGGCTCGGCGCTCGGCGGTGTCGGCTGCTCCGCGGTCACCTCGGCGCTCGGTGGTGTCGGCGTCTCGGCGTTCGCGTCGCTGGCCGTGGCGGAGGCGTCGCTGGTCGGCGTGCTCGGAGCGCGCCTCGGCCGCGGAGGTAGGGCGCGGTCCGGCTCCGGTGGCTGAAAGAGCACCGGTGGGGCAGCCTTCGCCCGTCGAGGACGCTGGCTCGTCGGGGCGGCGGCCGGCGGTGTCGTCTCCGCGGACGGCTCAGCGGGCGGGGCGGGCTGCTCGGCGGCGACCGGCGGCGTGAAGGTGGCTCGTGGGGAGCGTCGACGCGCCCTCTCAGCAGGCTCTCGACGGGTCGGCTCGCTCGGCGGCTGCTCCTGCATATCGATGGAGCGTAGTCCTGATCACCCCGTCGCACAGCGCGAAAACACGGGGGCGGGCGGACCCGGTGGGCGTACCCCGGAAGTCGTTTTGCTCCCGGTGGGTGGTGACCTGTATCCTCGGGCGCGGTGGTCTGAGGATCACCAGGGAGACTTCGCCTAGTCTGGTCTATGGCGCCGCACTGCTAATGCGGTTGGGGTCTTAAAGCCCCTCCCGGGTTCGAATCCCGGAGTCTCCGCGCGAAAGCCGGGTGTGTATGCTGGCTGAGCACGAGCGCCCGTAGCTCAATGGATAGAGCATCTGACTACGGATCAGAAGGTTAGGGGTTCGAGTCCCTTCGGGCGCACAAACGATCAAGGCCGTGACCTGTGGAGACAGGGTCACGGCCTTTTTCTTTTCCCGCTTTCGGTCAACGCTGCGTGGATCTCGCACCTGATGGTCACGGTAGATCTGACCTTGCCCGGCAAGTGCACACCACGGGCGGGCGAGATTCGGCGCGATAGGTGGCTGCGGGTTGTCGTAGGCGATCCGGATCAGCCGGGGGCGGCACCGAAGGTGGGCCGTCGCGAGGTGTTCTCCGCGGGCCGAGACGCTGCCTTTCGGCCGGTCCGGCCCGCGGGCCCGGGGCGGGCCCGCAAGGCCGTGGCCGACGAGTCAGTCGCGCTGCTTGGCGGGCATGTGCAGCGGGACTCCGAATCGGTTGAAGGCGTTCATCAGGGCGACTTGGACGACCAGGGCGCCGAGTTCCTCGTCGCTCATGATGTCGCGGACGCCGGCCCAGATCTCGTCGCTGACGCCGTGTTCGGTGAGCTTGGTCGCGGCCTCGGCGTACTCGAGTGCCGCCCGCTCGGCCGGGGTGAACAGCGCCGATTCACGCCACGCGCTGAGCTGGAGGATGCGGTCGAGTTTCTCGCCCATGTCCAGGGCGTCGTGGCTGTGCAGGTCGATGCAGTGCACGCAGTGGTTGAGCTGGGAGACGCGCAGCTTGATCAGTTCACGCAGGGTGGGATCGAGTGGCGAGGTGAGGATGGCCTGGTCGGCGGCGTACAGCGCTTTGGCCGCCTTGGGTGCGGCTGTCCGCAGGTCGAGGCGGGGCTGGCCGGTGTGCGCTGGCGTGGTCATGGGTTTCTCCTTGGTGCGGGTCGGTGGTCAAGCGTGGATTGTGGATCTAGGCGGCCTGCGCGGCGGACCAGTCTTCGAAGGTCGTCCGGCCGATGCGCATGACCTCACCTCTCATTGCGGATAACTTTTGTCCGTGATTATATCCGGATATTTCTTGTCCGAGTCAAGTAGGGTGTGACGGTGAAGATGTCTGGTGGGGTCGAGTGGGGGCTGCACTGCTGCGTCGTGCTCAGCGCGGCCGACGAGCCCGTCGTGGCGGCCAAGCTCGCCGACCTGCACGACGTATCGCCCACCTACCTGGCCAAACAGCTCCAACTGCTGTCGCGGGCCGGCCTCGTGCGTGCAGCGCCGGGGCAGTCGGGCGGCTATCTGCTTACCCGGCCTGCGACCGAGATCACGGTGCTCGACGTCGTCGAAGCGATCGACGGATCACAGCCGGCGTTCCGGTGCACCGAAGTGCGCCGGCGTGGACCGATGGCCATCCCCCCGGAGCGGTGTGACACGCCGTGCCCGATCGCGCAGGTCATGGATTCCGCCGACCGGGCCTGGCGCGAATCCCTGCGCGCGGTCACCATCGGCGCGCTTGCCGCCACTGTCACCGCCACCACACCCCGCGAACTGCTCGACAGCGCCCGCGCCTGGCTCTCCGCTTAGTGTCACCCTGAGAGAAAGCCTGCCTGAATAGCCGCACCAGCGCTGGTCGCGTTCCACAAGTAACCGCAGTCCGCAGCGCGTGACATCGCCAGCACCCCGCGTTGCGGTTATGGAGTACTGTCTATCGCGGCCGTCTTTCCGGGGGTGCGCGGATGGGTTCTGACGCCGACGAGAGCACCCCGACACCGCCCGCGGTGCGCAACCAGATCACCGATGGCACCGTCTACGGTTCCGTGGTTCAGGCCGGCACGTTCAACGGACAGATCCATCACCATTACTCGAACGATCGTCGGCCGCTCGACCTGCTCGCACTCCGGCTGTGGCTCGACCGCGTCGCTGAGGACTACCGCGTGCTGGTCGCGAAGACCCAGGACCCGGCCGGCGCCGTACACCTTCGGCAGGTGGACCTGGTGCGGGCCGGGCTGGCCCCGGACGCCGACACGGGTGCCCGGGGGCGAGGCGGTCCGTCGGAGAATGAGCGGCACCGGGACGTGATCCGCCGCCTCGTCGTGGCCGGCATCGTCAGCTACCTTGCCCGGCCCGGTCCGGCCCCGGACGAGCCGTTGCCCGAGCAGATCCTCCTCGACCTGATCGTCTTCTCGCTGTGGCCGGTGGTGACCGCCAGAAAGTTGCCGCCGGATTGGCAGGGCGACCTGGCGCAGATGACCTCGACCCGTCTCGCGGCGCTCGTCGAACGTGAGCGGGACAAACGTCAGCCTGTCGCCGAGACGTTCGCACGTGCCGTGGCCAACCGGTCGTTCTCCCCGGCCATGGTCACGCTGTTCGACGACCTCGCCGATCCCCAGCGCGGCGGCGGGCTGCTGACGGCCATGGCGGTCGCGGGTGGCCTGCCCGCCCCACCGACCGGACGGCGGGAGGGCAAGCGCGTCGCGGCCTGGATGCTTGCCGTCGCGGGTGGTACCGCGCTGGCCACGACGTTGACGAATCCCCACTCCGGTTACGTACGGATCCTCGGTGAGGTGGCCGGTGGTCTGCCCATCGCGCCGCACGAGCCGGTGCGCCCGGCGGACCTGGCGCAGCTCGTGGACTGGTTGCTCAACTGATGGACACCTCGGCCGGCCTGCTGGTCGACGCGGCGCTGCTCACGTTGAAGGTCATTTCCGTCGGTACCACCGGCCTGTACCTCGCCACTCTGGGCAATCCCGCGGAGTTGCGGGGAGCGGCGTGGATCATCCGTTACCTGAATGCGGCGCCTCCGACCGCGATTTTCCGGTGGCGGTCCGATCAGGGGTACGAGGTCGTCGTCTACAACGCCGCCACCGACGCGGAGGACGTGAAGCCCGCGCTGTTCAAGCCGGCCAGGTGGTCGCCGACGTACCTGCTGTGGCCGAAGAGGCGCCCGCAGCCCAGGAAAGTCATGGTGCGTGCCGCGCTGCACGCGTTCGTCCTGCGGCTGATCTTGTTCTTCTGTTTCTTTCTCGGTTCGTTCTGTCTG
Coding sequences within:
- a CDS encoding globin domain-containing protein; the encoded protein is MDNLARLLKESWALVEDDRVRLSGHFYARLFLLDPALRHLFPVQMTGQGDRLLEAIITAIHTVDDPESFDEFLRALGRDHRKYHVDDSHYATMGVALLDALRSTAGDGWNLEYDQAWREAYAAITALMVAGAKADDDPPFWHAEVLTHERYGPDTAVLTCRALQHPLRWQAGQYVSLEAPRHHPRVWRNYSIANAPNDENLLEFHVRSPGAGWLSGALVRRVRPGELLRVAAPMGSMTLDRNSERDVLCVAGGVGLAPIKALVEELATYNRTRWVHVFYGARQAADLYGLAGLEELVAVHPWLSVTPACSEEPDFDGEQGDIPDVVARYGPWTTHDCYVSGSARMVRSTLRVLAADEVPPPHIRYDTFGDL
- a CDS encoding CPBP family intramembrane glutamic endopeptidase, which gives rise to MTVELSRPVSRRLLGTETLLVLGLSLGQSAVYAVVSIIAKLTADGPLSKQTASLNTSASSRPWLDLTYQLLGIVFALLPVLLAVHLLSRDPGDPARTLGLDGRRPGQDLARGAGLAALIGLPGLALFWVAAQLGVNATLVPAALPDLWWTAPVLILAAVQNAVLEEVIVVGYLVTRLRQLHWRLAAIIAASALLRGSYHLYQGFGAFVGNAVMGVVFSLFYLRTRRVMPLIVAHTLLDVFAFVGYALLPREWFDWL
- a CDS encoding carboxymuconolactone decarboxylase family protein produces the protein MTTPAHTGQPRLDLRTAAPKAAKALYAADQAILTSPLDPTLRELIKLRVSQLNHCVHCIDLHSHDALDMGEKLDRILQLSAWRESALFTPAERAALEYAEAATKLTEHGVSDEIWAGVRDIMSDEELGALVVQVALMNAFNRFGVPLHMPAKQRD
- a CDS encoding RrF2 family transcriptional regulator codes for the protein MSGGVEWGLHCCVVLSAADEPVVAAKLADLHDVSPTYLAKQLQLLSRAGLVRAAPGQSGGYLLTRPATEITVLDVVEAIDGSQPAFRCTEVRRRGPMAIPPERCDTPCPIAQVMDSADRAWRESLRAVTIGALAATVTATTPRELLDSARAWLSA